From Streptomyces sp. NBC_00775, one genomic window encodes:
- a CDS encoding isochorismatase family protein, which yields MAGIPTIEPYAMPAPGELPPNAAAWAADPERAVLLVHDMQRYFLKPLPDQGPGDELVSNAALLRDRCAELGVPVAYTAQPGGMSAGQRGLLADFWGPGMRVDPVDREVVEPLAPREGDWLLTKWRYSAFFRTDLLERMRSAGRDQLIICGVYAHVGVLITATEAFSHDIQPFVVADAVADFSAKDHRTALHYAAQRCAVVIPAKEVFA from the coding sequence ATGGCCGGCATACCCACCATCGAGCCGTACGCGATGCCCGCGCCGGGCGAGCTGCCGCCCAACGCGGCGGCCTGGGCGGCGGACCCGGAGCGCGCGGTGCTGCTCGTCCACGACATGCAGCGCTACTTCCTCAAACCCCTGCCCGACCAGGGGCCGGGCGACGAACTCGTCAGCAACGCCGCGCTGTTGCGGGACCGCTGCGCCGAACTCGGCGTGCCGGTCGCGTACACCGCCCAGCCCGGAGGGATGTCCGCCGGACAGCGCGGTCTGCTCGCCGACTTCTGGGGCCCGGGCATGCGGGTGGACCCCGTCGACCGCGAGGTCGTCGAGCCGCTCGCGCCCCGGGAGGGCGACTGGCTGCTCACCAAGTGGCGCTACAGCGCCTTCTTCCGTACGGACCTGCTGGAGCGGATGCGTTCCGCGGGCCGCGACCAGCTGATCATCTGCGGTGTGTACGCGCACGTCGGCGTGCTGATCACCGCGACCGAGGCGTTCTCGCACGACATCCAGCCCTTCGTCGTCGCCGACGCGGTCGCCGACTTCTCGGCGAAGGACCATCGCACCGCACTCCACTACGCGGCCCAGCGCTGTGCCGTCGTCATCCCCGCAAAGGAGGTCTTCGCATGA
- a CDS encoding anthranilate synthase family protein, producing MTGAPRDLLDQVLSGHTPAYALLHRPAATGRSALEVVVGEVNEPGTLAGIPLPAAAAPGHQVLALVPYRQIEERAYDVADDGTPLLAMTVTGQQTLPVADVLARVPDVPIRLAGGHFDIDDATYADTVRRIIKEEIGEGEGANFVIKRSFTADITGYSSASALTLFRRLMEQESGAYWTFLVHTGTRTLVGASPERHISVHGGTAVMNPISGTYRYPAAGPTLPDVMDFLADRKEADELYMVVDEELKMMARICETGGRVVGPYLREMARLAHTEYFIEGETDRDPREILRETLFAPTVTGSPLESAARVIRRHEPHGRGYYSGVLALIGHDAQGGRTLDSSILIRTADISAEGRLSIGVGATLVRHSDPDSEVAETRAKAAGLLAALGTEEPTRFAEHPSVRGALAARNATIAGFWLAEGDRRAPVADARRVLVVDAEDTFTAMIAHQLRSMGPLVTVRRFDEPYSFDDYDLVVMGPGPGDPRDLTLPKIAHLHSAVRELLDTRKPFLAVCLSHQVLSLELGLDLNRRAVPNQGVQREIDLFGRHERVGFYNTFAARSAADAVDVPGVGVVEICRDPGNREVHALRGPGFASMQFHPESVLTQNGPTVLASLIQHLHAPLQTI from the coding sequence ATGACCGGCGCCCCGCGCGACCTGCTCGACCAGGTGCTGTCCGGGCACACGCCCGCGTACGCCCTGCTGCACCGGCCCGCGGCCACCGGCCGCTCCGCACTGGAGGTCGTCGTCGGCGAGGTGAACGAGCCGGGGACCCTGGCCGGCATTCCGCTCCCCGCCGCCGCCGCGCCCGGTCACCAGGTGCTGGCGCTGGTCCCGTACCGGCAGATCGAGGAGCGCGCATACGACGTCGCCGACGACGGGACGCCGCTGCTCGCCATGACGGTCACCGGGCAGCAGACCCTGCCGGTGGCGGACGTACTGGCGCGCGTCCCCGATGTGCCGATCCGGCTGGCCGGCGGCCACTTCGACATCGACGACGCGACCTACGCGGACACGGTCCGCCGGATCATCAAGGAGGAGATCGGCGAGGGCGAGGGCGCGAACTTCGTCATCAAGCGGTCGTTCACCGCCGACATCACCGGCTACTCGTCGGCGAGCGCGCTGACGCTGTTCCGCCGGCTGATGGAGCAGGAGTCCGGAGCGTACTGGACCTTCCTCGTGCACACCGGGACCCGCACCCTCGTGGGGGCGAGCCCCGAGCGGCACATCAGCGTCCACGGCGGTACGGCGGTCATGAACCCGATCAGCGGCACGTACCGCTATCCCGCCGCCGGCCCGACCCTCCCCGACGTCATGGACTTCCTCGCCGACCGCAAGGAGGCCGACGAGCTGTACATGGTCGTCGACGAGGAACTCAAGATGATGGCCCGGATCTGCGAGACGGGCGGCCGGGTGGTCGGCCCGTATCTGCGGGAGATGGCCCGGCTCGCGCACACCGAGTACTTCATCGAGGGCGAGACGGACCGCGATCCGCGCGAGATCCTGCGCGAGACACTGTTCGCGCCGACGGTCACCGGCTCTCCCCTGGAGAGCGCGGCGCGCGTCATCCGCCGGCACGAGCCGCACGGCCGCGGCTACTACAGCGGTGTCCTGGCCCTGATCGGCCACGACGCGCAGGGCGGGCGAACCCTGGACTCCTCGATTCTGATCCGTACGGCCGACATCTCCGCCGAGGGCCGCCTGAGCATCGGCGTGGGCGCCACGCTCGTACGCCACTCCGACCCGGACTCCGAGGTCGCCGAGACGCGCGCGAAGGCGGCCGGCCTGCTCGCGGCGCTCGGCACGGAGGAGCCGACGCGGTTCGCCGAACACCCCAGCGTGCGGGGGGCGTTGGCCGCACGGAACGCGACGATCGCGGGGTTCTGGCTGGCCGAGGGTGACCGGCGTGCGCCGGTGGCGGACGCCCGCAGGGTCCTGGTCGTGGACGCCGAGGACACCTTCACCGCCATGATCGCCCACCAACTGCGTTCCATGGGCCCGCTGGTGACGGTCCGTCGGTTCGATGAGCCGTACTCCTTCGACGACTACGACCTCGTCGTCATGGGCCCGGGCCCGGGCGACCCGCGCGATCTCACCCTCCCCAAGATCGCCCATCTGCACTCGGCCGTCCGTGAGCTGCTGGACACGCGCAAGCCGTTCCTCGCGGTCTGCCTCAGCCACCAGGTCCTCAGCCTGGAACTGGGACTCGACCTCAACCGCCGTGCCGTGCCGAACCAAGGAGTCCAGCGCGAGATCGACCTCTTCGGCCGCCACGAACGGGTCGGCTTCTACAACACGTTCGCCGCGCGCAGTGCCGCGGACGCGGTCGACGTGCCGGGCGTGGGCGTGGTGGAGATCTGCCGGGACCCCGGCAACCGCGAGGTCCACGCCCTGCGTGGACCCGGTTTCGCGTCGATGCAGTTCCACCCGGAGTCGGTCCTCACCCAGAACGGCCCGACCGTCCTCGCCTCCCTGATCCAGCACCTCCACGCCCCCCTCCAGACCATCTGA
- a CDS encoding class-II fumarase/aspartase family protein produces the protein MTHALDAHQETDVLTDSGLLSPVRAGTPVEAAVCDRAWLQAMLDAEAALARAQARLGTVPKPAADIITRAARADRFDARALALASRETANPVVGLVQALTRAVAAQDEGAAEYVHRGSTSQDVLDTGAMLVTARALRLLRADLTRIADALGALALEHRDTLMAGRTLALQAVPTTFGLKAAGWRELVLDAVRRVERVLDGGLPVSLGGAAGTLAGYLEYAAIAGAEGMGTVGDVRLNGDDGVVGDFGVDGVAGDAGDYLDRLVEAFAAETGLAPAVLPWHALRTPIADVASVLAFTAGALGKIAVDVQSLTRTEVGEVTEPTVAGRGSSSAMPHKRNPVLATLMRAAALQVPVMAAGLTQCLLSEDERSAGAWHAEWQLLRECLRLVGGSAHTAVELAKGLVVNPWRMRENLAHSGAQIVSERIAAVLAPWLGKVRAKQVLTDAVGVVRESGRGLPEVLAEEPSVARLLSAAELVVLCDPAGYTGGAGPLVDRALRSWAA, from the coding sequence GTGACCCACGCACTGGACGCACACCAGGAGACGGACGTGCTGACCGACTCGGGTCTGCTGTCCCCCGTGCGTGCCGGTACCCCCGTCGAGGCGGCCGTCTGCGACCGGGCATGGCTTCAGGCCATGCTCGACGCGGAGGCCGCCTTGGCCCGTGCCCAGGCACGGCTCGGGACGGTGCCGAAGCCCGCGGCGGACATCATCACCCGGGCGGCACGCGCCGACCGCTTCGACGCACGCGCCCTCGCGCTGGCCTCCCGGGAGACCGCCAACCCCGTGGTCGGCCTGGTGCAGGCGCTCACCCGGGCCGTCGCGGCCCAGGACGAGGGCGCGGCGGAGTACGTACACCGGGGCTCCACCAGCCAGGACGTCCTGGACACCGGGGCGATGCTGGTCACCGCCAGGGCGCTGCGGCTGCTGCGCGCCGACCTGACCCGGATCGCCGACGCGCTGGGCGCCCTGGCCCTGGAGCACCGCGACACCCTGATGGCGGGCCGGACGCTGGCCCTCCAGGCCGTGCCGACGACCTTCGGGCTCAAGGCGGCGGGGTGGCGCGAGCTGGTCCTCGACGCCGTACGGCGGGTCGAGCGGGTGCTCGACGGAGGGCTGCCGGTGTCGCTGGGGGGTGCTGCGGGGACCCTGGCGGGTTATCTGGAGTACGCGGCGATCGCCGGCGCGGAGGGTATGGGCACGGTCGGTGACGTACGCCTGAACGGTGACGACGGTGTCGTCGGTGACTTCGGCGTGGATGGTGTGGCCGGCGATGCGGGCGACTATCTCGACCGGCTCGTCGAGGCGTTCGCCGCCGAGACGGGGCTCGCGCCGGCCGTGCTGCCCTGGCACGCGCTGCGCACGCCGATCGCGGACGTCGCCTCGGTGCTGGCCTTCACGGCCGGTGCGCTGGGGAAGATCGCGGTGGACGTGCAGTCGCTGACCCGGACGGAGGTCGGCGAGGTCACCGAGCCGACGGTGGCCGGCCGTGGCAGTTCGTCGGCGATGCCGCACAAGCGCAACCCGGTGCTCGCCACGCTGATGCGTGCCGCCGCGCTCCAAGTCCCGGTGATGGCCGCCGGGTTGACGCAGTGTCTGCTCTCCGAGGACGAGCGCTCCGCCGGTGCCTGGCATGCCGAGTGGCAGCTTCTGCGGGAGTGCCTGCGGCTGGTGGGCGGCTCTGCCCATACGGCTGTGGAGCTGGCCAAGGGGCTGGTGGTCAACCCCTGGCGCATGCGGGAGAACCTTGCGCACAGTGGGGCTCAGATCGTGTCCGAGCGCATCGCCGCCGTGCTCGCGCCGTGGCTGGGCAAGGTGCGGGCGAAGCAGGTGCTGACCGATGCGGTGGGGGTTGTGCGCGAGAGTGGGCGGGGGTTGCCCGAGGTGCTTGCGGAGGAGCCGTCGGTTGCTCGGCTCCTCAGTGCCGCGGAGTTGGTGGTGCTGTGCGATCCGGCCGGGTACACGGGGGGTGCGGGCCCTCTGGTCGACCGGGCGCTGCGTTCGTGGGCCGCGTAG
- a CDS encoding FAD/NAD(P)-binding protein has product MSSSRLQVAIVGAGPRGLSVLERLCAGERKRPTHTDVTVHVVDPSPAGAGAVWRAQQSRHLLTNTVASQITVYTDDSAQIEGPIEPGPSLYEWAQGLSLLGQFGGYDNDTLEEAERLGPDSYPSRAFYGRYLHDAFKRVVARAPKHVTVTVHSSRAVAMADTHGVPGGPQGLRLEDGTRLNQLDAIILAQGHLPARLTPREARTASLARIHYLTYITPCNPADADLSSVAPGQNVLIRGLGLNFFDHMALFTLGRGGSFAEEDGKLVYHPSGREPKLYAFSRRGVPYHARGENEKGAYGRYYPKLLTGQYIEDLRKRSEDGERVNFTADLWPYISREVESVYYGTLLSAKGRDADREALVSAYLALGEGESPDALLDSYGIDSGERWDWEKLSRPYGKRKFADREDFQEWLVGYLRQDVVEARSGNVSGPLKAALDVLRDLRNEIRLAVDHGGLEGNSHRDDLEGWYTPLNAFLSIGPPAARIEQMVALIEAGVLEITGPGTQVRLDTLNQVFVADSTSVPGKPIRATALIEARLPEPDIRRTDDPLLSHLINTEQAGPFRIDGSCGTSYETGGLAVTERPNRLLDARGRAHPRRFAYGVPTESVHWVTAAGIRPGVDSVTLGDSDAIARAVLGLPPAAQVPAGVRPVTDDTDLTGVIV; this is encoded by the coding sequence ATGAGCAGCAGCCGTCTCCAGGTCGCCATCGTGGGCGCCGGACCGCGCGGTCTGTCCGTACTGGAGCGCCTGTGCGCGGGCGAGCGCAAGCGGCCCACGCACACGGACGTCACCGTGCACGTCGTGGACCCGTCCCCGGCCGGTGCCGGAGCGGTCTGGCGCGCCCAGCAGTCCCGGCATCTGCTCACCAACACGGTGGCCTCGCAGATCACCGTCTACACGGACGACAGCGCGCAGATCGAGGGCCCCATCGAGCCCGGGCCGAGCCTGTACGAATGGGCCCAGGGCCTGTCCCTGCTCGGCCAGTTCGGCGGCTACGACAACGACACCCTTGAGGAGGCCGAACGCCTCGGCCCCGACTCGTACCCCAGCCGCGCCTTCTACGGCCGCTATCTGCACGACGCGTTCAAGCGGGTTGTCGCCCGCGCCCCGAAGCACGTCACCGTGACGGTGCACTCCTCCCGCGCGGTGGCCATGGCCGACACGCACGGCGTCCCCGGCGGTCCGCAGGGCCTGCGCCTGGAGGACGGCACCCGGCTGAACCAGCTCGACGCGATCATCCTGGCGCAGGGTCACCTGCCGGCGCGCCTCACCCCGCGCGAGGCCCGCACCGCGAGCCTGGCCCGGATCCACTACCTGACCTACATCACGCCCTGCAACCCGGCCGACGCCGACCTCAGTTCCGTCGCCCCCGGCCAGAACGTTCTGATCCGCGGACTCGGCCTCAACTTCTTCGACCACATGGCCCTCTTCACCCTGGGCCGCGGCGGCAGCTTCGCCGAGGAGGACGGCAAGCTCGTCTACCACCCCTCGGGCCGCGAGCCCAAGCTGTACGCCTTCTCGCGGCGCGGCGTCCCGTACCACGCGCGCGGCGAGAACGAGAAGGGCGCGTACGGGCGTTACTACCCGAAACTGCTCACCGGCCAGTACATCGAGGACCTGCGCAAGCGCTCAGAGGACGGCGAACGCGTCAACTTCACCGCCGACCTGTGGCCGTACATCTCCCGTGAGGTGGAGAGCGTCTACTACGGAACGCTGCTCTCCGCGAAGGGCCGCGACGCCGACCGTGAGGCACTGGTGAGCGCCTACCTCGCCCTGGGGGAGGGCGAGAGCCCGGACGCGCTGCTCGACTCGTACGGCATCGACAGCGGCGAGCGCTGGGACTGGGAGAAGCTCTCCCGGCCCTACGGCAAGCGGAAGTTCGCCGACCGCGAGGACTTCCAGGAGTGGCTGGTCGGCTATCTGCGCCAGGACGTGGTGGAGGCCCGTTCGGGCAACGTCAGCGGACCGCTCAAGGCGGCCCTCGACGTCCTGCGCGACCTGCGCAACGAGATCCGGCTCGCCGTCGACCACGGCGGCCTGGAGGGCAACTCGCACCGCGACGACCTGGAGGGCTGGTACACGCCCCTCAACGCCTTCCTCTCCATCGGCCCGCCCGCCGCCCGCATCGAGCAGATGGTCGCGCTCATCGAGGCCGGCGTCCTGGAGATCACCGGCCCTGGCACCCAGGTCCGCCTGGACACCCTCAACCAGGTCTTCGTCGCCGACTCGACCTCCGTACCCGGTAAGCCGATCCGCGCCACCGCACTGATCGAGGCGCGGCTGCCCGAGCCCGACATCCGGCGCACCGACGACCCGCTGCTCAGCCACCTGATCAACACAGAGCAGGCGGGCCCGTTCCGGATCGACGGCTCCTGCGGCACGAGTTACGAGACCGGCGGCCTCGCCGTTACCGAGCGGCCCAACCGGCTCCTCGACGCCCGGGGGCGGGCGCACCCGCGCCGGTTCGCCTACGGCGTGCCCACCGAGTCCGTGCACTGGGTGACCGCGGCCGGTATCCGGCCCGGCGTCGACTCGGTGACCCTGGGCGACTCCGACGCGATCGCCCGCGCCGTCCTCGGACTGCCCCCGGCCGCCCAAGTACCCGCCGGGGTACGGCCGGTGACCGACGACACCGATCTGACAGGAGTGATCGTGTGA
- a CDS encoding FAD-dependent monooxygenase, which translates to MIRTVITGGGIGGLATALALAQRGHRAVVLERAPEFAEIGAGIQLAPNGIHALDRLGVGGAARALAVRMDELRFMDGVSGEHVTSLPLTEEYRRRFRNPYVVVHRAELHALLLGACRAFDTIELRGGSAVTGYEQGRTSASAVLESGERVSGDALIGADGINSAVRAQLVGDGDPRVSGITVYRAVIPMERVPEELRRNTSVVWWTGPGCHFVHYPIAGGKHLNLAGSKDDGGTRAFAGVPAEKAHVRRQFGALGPDAQRLVELGEGWRSWMLVDRDPVDTWTDGRVTLLGDAAHPMLHYAAQGACQALEDAVHLGDLLEEGSGDDVSQRFEKYTADRRERTAAIQLAARESTQLWHPSGGAALARNALLSKLTPGQLHDQVAWMHGARDFGATTPAPAYLSTHPNLNGVQE; encoded by the coding sequence ATGATCAGGACAGTCATCACCGGCGGAGGCATCGGCGGGCTCGCCACCGCGCTCGCCCTGGCACAGCGCGGCCACCGGGCCGTCGTCCTGGAACGGGCGCCGGAGTTCGCCGAGATCGGCGCCGGCATCCAGCTGGCGCCCAACGGAATCCACGCCCTGGACCGGCTGGGCGTCGGCGGCGCGGCGCGCGCCCTGGCCGTCCGCATGGACGAACTGCGGTTCATGGACGGCGTGAGCGGCGAGCACGTGACCAGCCTGCCGCTCACCGAGGAGTACCGGCGCAGGTTCCGCAACCCCTATGTCGTCGTGCACCGGGCCGAGCTGCACGCCCTGCTGCTCGGCGCGTGCCGGGCCTTCGACACCATCGAACTGCGCGGCGGCAGCGCCGTCACCGGCTACGAACAAGGACGTACGAGCGCCTCCGCCGTGCTGGAAAGCGGTGAACGGGTCTCGGGCGACGCGCTGATCGGCGCCGACGGCATCAACTCCGCCGTCCGCGCCCAGCTCGTCGGCGACGGCGACCCGCGCGTCTCCGGGATCACCGTGTACCGCGCGGTCATCCCCATGGAGCGGGTGCCCGAGGAACTGCGCCGCAACACCTCCGTGGTGTGGTGGACGGGCCCCGGCTGCCACTTCGTGCACTATCCGATCGCCGGCGGCAAGCACCTCAACCTCGCGGGCAGCAAGGACGACGGCGGTACCCGTGCCTTCGCGGGCGTGCCGGCCGAAAAGGCCCATGTACGACGGCAGTTCGGCGCCCTCGGGCCGGACGCGCAGCGCCTCGTCGAGCTGGGCGAGGGCTGGCGGTCCTGGATGCTCGTGGACCGCGACCCGGTCGACACCTGGACCGACGGCCGCGTCACGCTCCTCGGCGACGCCGCCCACCCGATGCTGCACTACGCGGCCCAGGGCGCCTGCCAGGCCCTCGAAGACGCCGTCCACCTCGGCGACCTGCTGGAGGAGGGCAGCGGGGACGACGTGTCCCAGCGCTTCGAGAAGTACACCGCCGACCGCCGTGAGCGCACCGCCGCGATCCAGCTCGCCGCGCGCGAGAGCACCCAACTGTGGCACCCCTCCGGCGGTGCCGCGCTCGCCAGGAACGCACTCCTGTCCAAGCTCACCCCCGGCCAACTGCACGACCAAGTGGCCTGGATGCACGGTGCCCGGGACTTCGGCGCGACCACACCCGCACCGGCCTACCTCTCGACCCACCCGAATCTGAATGGAGTTCAGGAATGA